The following are from one region of the Segatella oris genome:
- a CDS encoding LacI family DNA-binding transcriptional regulator, producing MKQRRTSLKDLAEVLGVSMATVSRALRGSHEVGDEMKAKVQALAKQMNYRPNPFAQSLRREAPRVIGVIVPNLVTHYYASVLDGIEDYASRNGYSVISANSHESHLREEKAIESFISMHVEGIIACLAQDTVDYQHYLQLHEMGIPVVFFARTCLPEKFSQVVANGDEAAQEATSHLIARGARRIAFIGGPNHLDMVKRRKHGYLEALRDHRLPIDRDLVLCGKIDFDEARQATLQLLQSEKRPDAILAFNDIITYAAFDAIKACGLRIPDDVAIIGFTDGDSAAFVTPKLSAIMDQAHEQGFKSCELLLRHIGGDQHIYREIIPMILKIRESSEK from the coding sequence ATGAAACAGCGTAGGACATCCTTGAAAGATCTGGCCGAAGTGTTGGGTGTAAGCATGGCCACGGTGTCGCGAGCCTTGCGGGGCAGTCATGAGGTTGGGGATGAAATGAAAGCCAAGGTGCAGGCTTTGGCCAAGCAGATGAACTATCGTCCCAATCCTTTTGCACAGAGCTTGCGCAGGGAAGCACCACGTGTGATAGGTGTGATTGTGCCTAATCTCGTCACCCATTACTATGCTTCGGTGCTTGACGGCATAGAGGATTATGCCTCGCGAAATGGTTATTCGGTCATCAGTGCCAACAGTCACGAAAGTCATCTGCGTGAAGAAAAAGCCATTGAAAGCTTCATTTCTATGCATGTGGAGGGCATCATAGCTTGTCTGGCGCAAGACACGGTGGACTATCAGCACTATCTCCAACTCCACGAAATGGGCATCCCTGTCGTGTTTTTCGCCCGTACCTGTCTGCCCGAAAAGTTCTCTCAGGTGGTTGCCAACGGTGATGAGGCAGCCCAGGAAGCTACATCTCATCTCATTGCAAGAGGTGCCCGACGCATTGCCTTCATTGGTGGGCCAAACCACCTTGACATGGTGAAGCGGCGCAAGCACGGTTATCTTGAGGCCTTGCGCGACCATCGTTTGCCCATAGACCGTGATTTGGTGTTGTGTGGGAAAATTGATTTTGACGAGGCACGGCAGGCTACTTTGCAGTTGCTTCAAAGCGAGAAACGTCCTGATGCCATTCTTGCTTTCAATGATATCATCACCTATGCCGCCTTCGATGCAATCAAAGCGTGTGGTTTGCGCATACCCGATGATGTTGCAATCATAGGCTTCACCGATGGTGACTCGGCAGCTTTTGTCACCCCAAAGCTTAGTGCGATTATGGATCAGGCACACGAACAAGGCTTCAAAAGCTGTGAACTGCTGTTGCGACATATAGGTGGCGACCAGCACATCTATAGGGAAATCATCCCTATGATACTGAAAATCAGGGAAAGTTCTGAGAAATAA
- a CDS encoding helix-turn-helix transcriptional regulator produces MEILLADKQDITRAGLMYVLSDFNGVTTKYVEDKSELLLALQNDGNRVIVLDYTLFDINDAAELSILSERFAEARWLLFCEDLSVDFVRVLIATSPRFSILLKECSLQEIREALDYAVRGRRFICQRMAEMLLVPMETASDRAKLTPTENEILKDIALGMTTREIAEKRFSSFHTVNTHRKNIFRKLGVNTIHEATKYALRAGLVDSAEYYI; encoded by the coding sequence ATGGAAATTCTTTTAGCTGATAAGCAAGACATCACTCGGGCAGGCTTGATGTATGTTCTTAGTGATTTCAATGGCGTGACCACGAAGTATGTCGAAGACAAGAGCGAACTGCTTCTGGCATTGCAGAATGACGGCAATCGGGTGATAGTTCTCGACTATACACTGTTTGATATCAATGATGCTGCCGAGCTTTCCATACTGAGTGAGCGCTTCGCTGAAGCAAGATGGCTGCTCTTCTGCGAGGATTTGAGCGTTGATTTCGTGCGGGTGCTCATAGCAACTTCACCGCGTTTCAGTATCTTGCTAAAGGAATGCAGCCTTCAGGAGATACGCGAAGCGCTTGATTATGCCGTTCGTGGGCGCCGTTTTATCTGTCAACGAATGGCCGAAATGTTGCTTGTGCCGATGGAAACTGCGTCAGATCGCGCCAAACTTACACCTACAGAAAACGAAATACTGAAGGATATAGCCCTTGGAATGACTACGCGTGAGATTGCAGAAAAGCGGTTTTCGAGCTTCCATACGGTGAATACACATCGCAAGAACATCTTTCGTAAGCTTGGTGTCAACACTATTCATGAAGCCACAAAATATGCCTTGCGAGCCGGTTTGGTCGATTCTGCAGAGTATTACATTTGA
- a CDS encoding DUF5686 family protein has translation MIFRKYILGLLLLLTASLSATAQIQGIVIDAQTGDTISYPSATYKGHHIAVSGDASGKFTIDRHEGWILTISAVGYQSKEYTIKPGSTAFLNVKLKSDTRTLKGVVVKSKRNRYSRKDNPAVELMRRVIAAKKKTDLNNHAFYQYNKYQKITMAVNDIQPVDIDSGFFANKQWLIDQIETSPYNHKLILPLSVDETVTQHLYRKNPKTEKDIILGQQTNGINQLFETGDILNTVMKDVFTDVDLYDDQVRLLQYPFTSPIGKDAISFYRFYIEDTVYVDHDLCYHLQFLPNNQQDFGFRGELYILADSTLHLKRCDFSIPQRSDVNFVENLKLTQEYTKLPNGEWALSVDDMVAELKVTDFMSKALIVRTTRLSDYAFDELPKQLFKGKASTRREANAMMRDEAFWNQYRTVELTKSEGEMQAFIHRIEQLKGFKYIIFGAKALIENFVETGDLNHPSKVDIGPINTMLTSNFIDGLRTRVSAQTTANLNKHWFFSGYYAHGWKSHRNYYKGEVTYSFNKKDYLPREFPKRTLTFTSTYDIMSPSDKFMRTDKDNVFTAFKWSKVDKMMLYNRQQLQFEWESEWGLRSVIGVKTEEDEPMGALLFPVKTLRTTELSVNFQLAPGRTYINTKQRRIPVNLDAPVFTFGHSMGVKFLGGDYKYNFTEAAIYKRFWMNSWGKIDAHVKAGAQWNKVPFPLLIMPAANLSYIVQEETFNMINNMEFLNDRYASLDVSWDLNGKLLNRIPLLKKLKWREYIGVKTLLGKLTDKNNPTLLANAGDPVLWSFPEGSYVMDPKRPYVEVVAGLHNIFKILHVEYVHRCNYNTLPTAKKNGVRFMLRVTF, from the coding sequence ATGATTTTCAGGAAATATATATTAGGTCTTTTGTTGCTTTTGACGGCATCTTTGTCGGCAACAGCACAGATACAAGGTATCGTAATTGATGCCCAGACCGGTGATACCATATCATATCCGAGTGCAACCTACAAGGGACACCACATTGCAGTGAGTGGAGATGCAAGTGGAAAGTTTACGATTGACCGTCATGAGGGGTGGATATTGACCATCAGTGCAGTAGGTTATCAGAGCAAGGAATACACCATAAAGCCAGGCTCGACAGCCTTCTTGAACGTTAAGTTGAAGTCTGACACGCGCACATTGAAAGGAGTTGTTGTAAAGAGTAAGCGCAACAGATATAGCAGAAAGGATAATCCTGCGGTCGAATTGATGAGACGTGTGATTGCAGCTAAGAAGAAAACAGACTTGAACAATCATGCTTTTTATCAGTATAACAAGTATCAGAAGATTACAATGGCAGTCAATGACATTCAGCCTGTCGATATAGATAGCGGCTTTTTTGCCAATAAACAATGGCTCATCGACCAGATAGAAACCAGTCCTTACAATCATAAACTGATACTCCCCCTGTCGGTTGATGAAACCGTTACCCAGCATCTGTATCGCAAGAACCCCAAAACCGAGAAGGATATCATATTGGGACAACAGACCAACGGCATCAACCAGTTGTTTGAAACGGGTGATATTCTCAATACGGTCATGAAAGATGTCTTCACAGATGTCGACCTTTACGATGATCAGGTGCGTCTGCTTCAGTACCCGTTTACCAGTCCTATCGGCAAGGATGCCATTTCGTTCTATCGTTTCTACATTGAAGATACGGTCTATGTAGACCATGATCTCTGCTATCATCTGCAGTTCTTGCCCAACAACCAGCAGGACTTTGGCTTCCGAGGAGAACTATATATTCTGGCAGACTCCACACTTCATTTGAAAAGATGCGACTTCTCAATACCTCAGCGAAGTGATGTTAACTTTGTTGAAAACCTGAAACTGACGCAGGAATACACCAAATTGCCGAATGGCGAATGGGCTTTGAGTGTTGATGACATGGTGGCAGAGCTGAAAGTTACTGACTTCATGTCGAAAGCACTCATTGTACGTACGACGCGATTAAGCGATTATGCCTTTGACGAACTGCCCAAACAACTCTTCAAAGGCAAGGCTTCTACACGGCGGGAAGCCAATGCAATGATGCGCGATGAAGCCTTCTGGAACCAATATCGCACGGTGGAACTCACTAAGAGTGAGGGAGAAATGCAGGCTTTCATTCACAGAATAGAGCAGTTGAAAGGCTTCAAATACATCATATTCGGGGCAAAAGCACTGATAGAAAACTTTGTTGAAACGGGCGATCTGAACCATCCCAGCAAGGTAGATATAGGCCCAATCAACACCATGCTTACCTCTAACTTCATCGATGGGCTGCGAACACGCGTCAGTGCACAGACAACTGCCAACCTCAACAAGCATTGGTTCTTCTCCGGTTACTATGCTCATGGCTGGAAGAGTCATCGCAATTATTATAAAGGTGAGGTGACTTACTCTTTCAACAAGAAAGACTATCTGCCGCGAGAGTTCCCGAAACGCACGCTGACTTTCACCTCAACCTATGATATCATGTCGCCTTCCGACAAGTTTATGCGTACAGATAAGGACAATGTTTTCACTGCTTTCAAGTGGTCGAAGGTTGATAAGATGATGCTCTATAACCGTCAGCAGCTTCAGTTTGAATGGGAGTCGGAGTGGGGATTGCGTTCAGTCATTGGCGTGAAGACCGAGGAAGACGAGCCAATGGGGGCACTCCTGTTCCCTGTGAAGACTTTGCGAACAACCGAACTGAGCGTGAATTTCCAACTCGCTCCGGGCAGAACATATATCAACACGAAGCAACGTCGTATTCCGGTCAACCTTGATGCGCCCGTGTTTACCTTCGGACATTCGATGGGAGTCAAGTTCCTTGGTGGCGATTATAAGTATAATTTCACCGAGGCTGCTATCTATAAGCGCTTCTGGATGAACTCATGGGGCAAGATAGATGCCCATGTAAAGGCTGGCGCTCAATGGAACAAGGTACCTTTCCCACTGCTGATTATGCCCGCAGCTAACTTGAGTTACATCGTACAAGAGGAGACTTTCAACATGATTAACAACATGGAATTCCTTAACGACCGCTATGCGAGCCTTGATGTGAGCTGGGATTTGAATGGAAAACTCCTCAACAGGATACCTCTGTTGAAGAAACTTAAATGGCGTGAGTATATCGGAGTGAAGACACTTTTGGGCAAACTGACCGACAAGAACAATCCAACGTTGCTGGCAAATGCAGGCGATCCTGTGTTATGGAGCTTCCCCGAAGGCAGTTATGTAATGGATCCGAAGCGCCCTTATGTGGAAGTTGTGGCCGGACTTCATAACATTTTCAAGATTCTTCACGTGGAGTATGTGCACCGTTGTAATTATAATACTCTCCCGACAGCCAAGAAAAATGGTGTCAGGTTCATGCTTCGCGTGACGTTCTGA
- a CDS encoding HAD family hydrolase: MIKGYIFDYGATLDTAGQHWGKVLWHAYERQQVPVNEAHFREAYVYGERTLGRTSLIKPDDTFHKTLEVKLRLEFEYLSRQAGLDVDETTSCRLQQAVLQDVYARVVATTTHSRDVLERLHEHYPMVLVSNFYGNVGVVLKEFRLAHLFSDIVESAVVGIRKPDPRIYRLGVERLGLRPEEVVVVGDSFHKDIEPAHEIGCQTVWFRGEGWTEQQYDEQIPNRIITDIAQLL; this comes from the coding sequence ATGATAAAAGGATATATCTTCGATTATGGTGCAACGCTTGACACTGCCGGTCAGCATTGGGGAAAAGTGCTTTGGCATGCTTATGAGCGTCAGCAAGTGCCCGTAAATGAAGCTCATTTCCGTGAAGCCTATGTCTATGGAGAACGCACTTTGGGCAGAACTTCGCTCATAAAGCCCGATGATACGTTTCACAAAACGCTTGAAGTGAAGCTGCGTTTGGAGTTTGAATATCTCAGCCGGCAAGCAGGATTGGATGTTGATGAGACAACATCCTGTCGTCTTCAACAGGCGGTTTTGCAAGATGTTTATGCCCGAGTGGTTGCAACAACCACACACAGTCGCGATGTGTTAGAACGTTTACATGAGCATTATCCTATGGTGCTTGTGAGCAATTTCTACGGCAATGTAGGCGTCGTTTTGAAAGAATTCAGACTTGCTCATCTGTTCAGTGACATTGTCGAAAGTGCTGTTGTCGGTATCAGAAAGCCTGATCCAAGAATTTATAGATTAGGTGTAGAGCGGCTCGGATTACGTCCAGAGGAAGTCGTTGTCGTTGGAGATAGTTTCCATAAAGATATCGAACCGGCCCATGAGATTGGTTGCCAAACGGTGTGGTTCAGGGGAGAAGGTTGGACAGAACAGCAGTATGACGAGCAGATACCCAATAGGATTATCACGGATATCGCCCAACTTTTATAG
- a CDS encoding CDP-alcohol phosphatidyltransferase family protein, with the protein MSSFKELLRASFKSDDTEEWLDVHFTRPIGLVFALLWNKLNIHPNVITILSIILGAAAGCMFYYTDLTHNLIGVILLMLANFCDSTDGQMARLAGKKTLIGRMLDEFSGDVWFVFIYCAIAMRLYHQQIPYTDVNWGIGSWILCSVAGFLCHSPQSSLADYYRQIHLFFLKGKEGSELDSYQKQIETLKALPEQGAFWDRLFYSNYAKYCHSQEKRTPAFQKFFKKWNESAKDEELRQHFLAGSRPLMKYTNLLTFNLRAIVCYIACLSDHAWLYPLFEIIVMSAMYVHMHRTHEQLCESLGKEIA; encoded by the coding sequence ATGAGTAGTTTCAAAGAGTTGTTACGAGCTTCTTTCAAGTCGGATGATACGGAAGAATGGTTGGATGTGCACTTCACTCGCCCCATAGGACTGGTGTTTGCACTGTTATGGAACAAGCTGAATATACATCCCAATGTCATTACTATATTATCAATTATCTTAGGAGCGGCGGCAGGTTGCATGTTTTACTACACCGATTTGACGCATAATCTCATAGGAGTGATATTGTTGATGCTGGCCAATTTCTGTGATTCTACTGATGGACAGATGGCTCGTCTCGCTGGAAAGAAAACGCTGATAGGCCGAATGCTCGATGAGTTTTCAGGTGATGTATGGTTTGTTTTCATTTACTGTGCCATTGCAATGCGCCTTTATCATCAGCAAATTCCTTACACAGATGTCAATTGGGGCATAGGAAGTTGGATACTTTGCAGCGTTGCAGGCTTCCTTTGTCATTCTCCCCAAAGTTCTTTGGCGGATTATTATAGGCAGATACATCTGTTCTTTTTAAAGGGAAAAGAGGGCAGTGAACTTGACAGTTATCAAAAGCAAATCGAAACATTGAAGGCACTTCCTGAGCAAGGTGCATTCTGGGACCGACTCTTTTACTCCAATTATGCAAAGTATTGTCACAGTCAGGAGAAGCGTACTCCGGCTTTCCAGAAGTTCTTCAAAAAATGGAATGAAAGTGCAAAAGACGAGGAATTGCGTCAGCATTTCCTTGCAGGTTCGCGCCCATTGATGAAATATACCAACCTCTTGACATTCAACTTGCGGGCCATTGTCTGTTATATTGCCTGCTTAAGTGACCATGCTTGGCTCTATCCGCTATTTGAAATCATCGTCATGAGTGCCATGTATGTTCACATGCACCGCACACATGAGCAGCTTTGTGAGTCACTTGGCAAGGAAATAGCATAG
- a CDS encoding sugar phosphate nucleotidyltransferase — MNYAIIAAGEGSRLAQEGIKPPKPLVKVRDERLIDRLIRIFMDNEAEQISVICNALTTEVSRHLLDLEEDGLVGRPVPLNFIVKTTPSSMHSFYELSKVMKPAPFVMTTVDTIFKEDEFAAYVRAFRQQLACGCEGLMGVTDFIDDEKPLYVDTDEAMNITGFLDDDRERKCKFISGGIYGLMPSAFETLDNCMKRGESRMRNFQRGLIRDGRKLKAYRFSKIMDVDHADDILKAEAFLK; from the coding sequence ATGAATTATGCAATTATAGCGGCAGGAGAGGGTTCTCGTCTGGCACAAGAGGGCATAAAGCCCCCTAAACCGTTAGTGAAAGTCAGAGATGAACGGTTGATAGACCGTCTGATACGTATTTTCATGGACAATGAAGCAGAGCAGATTTCAGTGATATGTAATGCTTTGACCACGGAAGTAAGTCGTCATTTGCTTGATTTGGAAGAGGATGGTCTTGTTGGAAGACCAGTCCCTTTGAACTTCATAGTGAAGACAACACCAAGCTCAATGCATAGTTTCTACGAGTTAAGTAAGGTCATGAAGCCGGCTCCTTTCGTGATGACGACGGTGGATACGATATTCAAGGAGGATGAATTTGCAGCCTATGTGCGTGCATTCAGACAGCAGTTGGCCTGTGGATGCGAGGGTTTGATGGGGGTTACTGACTTCATTGATGATGAAAAACCACTCTATGTAGATACTGATGAGGCCATGAATATCACGGGGTTCTTGGATGATGACCGCGAAAGAAAATGCAAATTTATCTCCGGGGGCATTTATGGTTTGATGCCTTCTGCCTTTGAAACGCTCGATAATTGTATGAAACGAGGTGAGAGTCGCATGCGAAACTTCCAACGTGGACTTATTCGTGATGGCCGAAAACTTAAGGCTTACCGCTTCTCTAAGATAATGGATGTGGATCATGCTGACGATATATTGAAGGCAGAAGCATTCTTGAAATGA
- a CDS encoding GatB/YqeY domain-containing protein, whose amino-acid sequence MYNEEINKMIMTSMKSGEKEKAAVYRLLKSEFLKFNTAKDAKTLDDAAEIQIIRKMVKERKESEKVYADAGRNDLAENERNEYLILEALLPAAPKDEEIEAFIVASYPDGIEQKQMGNVIKEVKAKWNAADGKTVSELVRKHIKH is encoded by the coding sequence ATGTATAACGAGGAAATCAACAAGATGATTATGACTTCGATGAAGTCGGGTGAGAAAGAAAAGGCTGCTGTCTATCGCCTTTTGAAAAGTGAGTTTCTGAAATTCAATACTGCAAAAGACGCCAAGACTTTAGATGATGCAGCCGAGATTCAGATTATCCGTAAGATGGTGAAAGAGCGCAAAGAGTCTGAAAAAGTGTATGCTGATGCGGGCCGGAATGACCTTGCCGAGAATGAAAGAAACGAATACTTGATACTTGAAGCGCTGCTTCCTGCAGCTCCGAAAGACGAAGAAATAGAGGCTTTCATCGTTGCTTCCTATCCTGATGGTATAGAGCAGAAGCAGATGGGGAACGTGATAAAAGAAGTGAAAGCCAAATGGAATGCTGCGGATGGAAAGACTGTTTCAGAGCTTGTTCGCAAGCACATTAAACATTAA
- a CDS encoding GIN domain-containing protein — MKRISLFLFWAIGLLFLSSCHVSSGDMRAMMGKPNGPRVTRVLKAQYFSKIDADLVGDIIYTQSDSMSIRLVGPKAEVEHMRVSFKGDKLIIEMEEKDDFSLFGNKRSGVDVYVSGPDLTELKVEGVSDFKAKKIDTDYLSATIDGVGDIQIDTLVCDHFKGFVDGTGDLRIGYLEAMSVNASLDGTGDIKLSMVKVPDVKLSIDGTGDIRARVKDCGTVTTSVDGTGNVVLKGTCRHWIKYDDNNDDRPKEQYNVNIR, encoded by the coding sequence ATGAAACGTATCTCTTTGTTTTTGTTCTGGGCCATTGGGCTTTTGTTTTTGTCTTCTTGTCATGTAAGTTCGGGTGATATGCGTGCCATGATGGGTAAACCTAACGGGCCACGAGTAACACGTGTGCTCAAGGCTCAATATTTTTCGAAGATTGATGCCGACTTGGTTGGTGATATTATCTATACGCAATCAGACTCGATGAGCATTCGTCTTGTGGGTCCAAAAGCCGAGGTTGAACACATGCGGGTAAGCTTTAAGGGCGACAAACTCATTATCGAAATGGAGGAAAAAGATGATTTCAGCCTGTTTGGAAACAAGCGGAGTGGTGTGGATGTCTATGTAAGTGGCCCTGATTTGACAGAACTTAAGGTGGAAGGTGTATCTGATTTCAAGGCCAAGAAGATTGATACTGACTACTTATCGGCCACAATCGACGGCGTTGGGGATATACAGATTGACACTTTGGTCTGCGATCATTTCAAGGGCTTTGTAGACGGAACGGGCGACCTTCGCATTGGTTATCTCGAGGCAATGTCGGTCAATGCGTCACTCGATGGCACGGGCGATATCAAGCTGTCGATGGTCAAAGTGCCCGACGTGAAGTTGTCGATTGATGGCACAGGTGATATCCGTGCGAGGGTGAAGGACTGCGGAACGGTCACTACATCCGTTGACGGAACAGGCAATGTTGTGCTGAAAGGCACGTGCAGACATTGGATTAAATATGACGATAACAATGATGACAGGCCGAAAGAACAGTATAATGTCAACATCAGATAA
- a CDS encoding DNA alkylation repair protein — MKAITTMITAALNERSSAEKREIFPRFFKTGKGEYGEGDKFMGVTVPNVRAVAKLHKDITHDEIKTLLTSEWHEVRLCALLIMVEKCRKADDNEQQKLFNLYLSQTRHINNWDLVDLSAWRIVGVYLLDKSREILYKLAQSSLLWDNRIAIVSTFAFIREGQLEDTYALCDIMMQHPHDLMHKACGWMLREAGKRNPQRLYDYVAQHRHEMPRIMLRYAIEKFSPEERKALMKP; from the coding sequence ATGAAAGCCATTACTACAATGATTACGGCAGCGCTCAATGAGCGCTCTTCAGCAGAGAAACGTGAGATTTTCCCCCGCTTTTTCAAAACCGGGAAGGGTGAATATGGCGAGGGTGACAAGTTCATGGGCGTCACTGTGCCCAATGTGAGAGCCGTTGCGAAGTTGCATAAAGACATCACACACGATGAAATCAAAACCTTGCTGACGAGCGAATGGCATGAGGTGAGACTCTGTGCACTCCTCATCATGGTGGAGAAATGCCGGAAAGCAGATGACAACGAGCAGCAGAAACTCTTCAATCTCTACCTCTCACAAACCCGGCATATCAACAACTGGGACCTTGTAGACCTATCCGCCTGGCGCATTGTAGGGGTATATTTGCTTGACAAATCACGCGAAATCCTCTATAAGCTCGCACAAAGCAGCCTGTTATGGGACAACCGCATCGCTATCGTCTCTACCTTCGCATTCATCCGTGAAGGTCAACTTGAAGACACCTATGCCCTCTGCGACATCATGATGCAACATCCCCACGACCTCATGCACAAGGCATGTGGCTGGATGCTTCGCGAAGCGGGAAAGCGCAATCCGCAACGCCTTTACGACTATGTAGCCCAGCATCGCCACGAAATGCCGCGCATCATGCTCCGCTATGCCATAGAGAAGTTCTCACCCGAAGAGCGTAAAGCCCTGATGAAACCATAG
- a CDS encoding serine O-acetyltransferase → MSNLELTHVLTQTVSELSKPDSFKGLCHHHRDGYPLPSGKALEEIIDLSRAIIFPGYYGKSNINTQTIKYHIGVNAERLQKLLFEQILAGLCFVDMCEEPDYDKFMERRKQAETISIQLISRLPVIRKLLATDVEAAYNGDPAADSFAEIISCYPVIKAMTNYRIAHELHEMQVPLIPRMMTEMAHSETGIDIHPGAQIGEYFTIDHGTGVVIGATCIIGKHVKLYQGVTLGAKSFPLDKDGKPIKGIPRHPILEDNVVVYSNATVLGRITIGKSCVIGANTWVMEDMRPKTKKYKKIKKDIIDIQYNNGTGI, encoded by the coding sequence ATGAGTAATTTGGAACTGACTCATGTTCTGACACAGACCGTAAGCGAGCTTTCGAAGCCCGACTCTTTCAAGGGTTTGTGCCATCATCATCGTGACGGTTATCCGTTACCTTCGGGCAAGGCGCTCGAAGAAATCATCGATTTGTCGCGCGCTATCATCTTTCCTGGCTATTATGGAAAGTCGAATATCAACACACAGACCATTAAGTATCACATCGGAGTCAATGCCGAACGCTTGCAAAAGCTGCTTTTCGAACAGATTTTGGCAGGCCTCTGCTTCGTTGACATGTGTGAAGAGCCCGACTATGATAAGTTCATGGAGCGTAGAAAACAGGCCGAGACAATTTCTATTCAGCTTATTTCAAGACTGCCGGTCATACGCAAACTGCTCGCCACAGACGTAGAAGCAGCCTACAACGGAGACCCCGCAGCCGACAGTTTTGCCGAGATCATTTCGTGTTATCCCGTCATCAAAGCCATGACCAACTATCGCATTGCCCATGAACTTCATGAGATGCAGGTGCCGCTGATACCGCGAATGATGACAGAAATGGCCCATTCTGAGACAGGTATTGATATTCACCCGGGTGCACAGATTGGTGAATATTTCACGATAGATCATGGTACAGGTGTCGTCATTGGCGCCACCTGCATCATCGGCAAGCATGTAAAGCTCTATCAAGGTGTCACGTTGGGAGCCAAGAGTTTCCCACTCGACAAAGACGGAAAGCCTATAAAAGGCATTCCACGTCACCCCATATTGGAGGATAATGTGGTGGTCTATTCCAACGCAACCGTGCTGGGTCGCATCACGATAGGCAAGAGTTGTGTCATCGGAGCGAATACATGGGTGATGGAAGACATGCGTCCCAAGACCAAGAAATACAAGAAAATCAAGAAAGATATAATAGATATTCAATACAACAATGGAACAGGAATTTGA